GTTATTTGTATGAGATAagatattaatttcaaataataagaaaatagtTCTATCCactctcattgtaaaaattCAGCACTGTGTTTAAAGTGTCAGTATTCCTTTAGCAATATACATACCAAGTATAGCCTGAAGATTATGCTTTCTCACAGCCTCACAGACTTTTGACATGAATTTTTATGGCATAAACGAACGTTCTGCTTAGATCAATAAGTATGTCACATAAACACTTCACTAAGCGAGAGGAACACTGACCCTTTTAACGGTGTCTGACTTGATTTCCCTCAATACCTCCTTTCCCTTTATTATTATATCTTAAAAGATGCAACTATGCTGACGGTAAATTCATGTTAGTTACTACTCTGTAGAAAAAATTGATCCCACCATATATTTGGTCACACACTGCATATGTACACGTATGCATGAAAAAAGGTTACTTTGATAGCCGCGTCTATGAAAAGTGCATATTTTAGCAGAGACATTTATTGCATGTCTCAGGTGCAACAGAAAGTGTTGTATGAAGTTTAGTTTAGGGCCAGTTAAATGTCCTCCCAGTGATCTGGTAAAATTTTTGATTAAAAGGATGAAAGAACTTGCGCAATTTGGTAATGACAGAGGTATCCACCTCTGGATGGATGCGTCCCTTGCTACCCGCCAGGCACTTGTTGAAGACAATGTTAAATCGCAAGCAGTAAAACCCTCTGGTGGCATTGAAGTATAAATTGTACTGACTTATCCTCGGAGGAAGATTTAGGAACTTCTCGACCAGCTGAAGTTCTGGCAGTGGTTCTGTGATGAGCCGGTCTCCATCCACGATATGAAACTGCTCGATTGGGAAGTATTTTAACCATCTCTCCAGATGTTTTGTGTAGATGCTGGTTCTCACTGCCTTATACTTAGTGTTCACTTCGCAGGTATTAGGATCAATAGCCAGCTTCTCAAATTTGTAGTaggttttgttcttcctttccttaCCTTCCAGCACCTGAGTGTAATCAGAAATAGCTCTTGTGGTAGGTTCCCTGACAATGATCAATAATTTGATAGATGAGTTCATTTTGTAAATCCTTTCAGGTACTTCCTCAGTGATAAAATATGCGGGGCTTTTCTCAATTGTTATTTGTTGAGGgtaagaaaaaggcatttttttccgGTACCACTCAATTCCCTTGGCATAGTTCTCATCATTGTCAAAGAAATGAATCTCTTGAGAAGCTTTGACCACTGCGGGATGAAGGTTCAGCATCTCCAGCAGTGCTCGGGTGCCTCCTTTCCGCACGCCAATGATAATGGCCTTGGGAAGCTGCTGAACCAGATTGTGCAGTCGTATTTGTTCCTTAGTGGCATTGCCCTTTCGGAACTCGTGGAGCAGCCCTCTCTTGAACTGCAGAGCTCGCAGTGGGATCTCGTCCTGGCCGCGGGGTCCAAATCGACCATCtatggggcagaggggctgcagtCTGCAATCAAAATAAGaagtatttgtaaaacaaaggCATCTCTTCAGGCAAGTTTTCTGTCAAGCTCATGGAAACCTTTTGCAATGTAATGTGATGTGCCCgtctttcaatttttattttattctgccaATGATTAAATTGTTGCAAATATTCTGATTATTTATTCTggtatttttctgtgatttggCTGAATAACTCCTAACTCGACCCTTCTGCTCTTTTCAAGCATAGGCACTATGACTACTGTTCTCGGGGCTTCTTGAACCTTGCTTCACCTCCCCTGTTGCTGATTACTTTGCAATTAGTTGggcaatttttaaagcatt
This Phalacrocorax aristotelis chromosome 3, bGulAri2.1, whole genome shotgun sequence DNA region includes the following protein-coding sequences:
- the HS3ST5 gene encoding heparan sulfate glucosamine 3-O-sulfotransferase 5 is translated as MLFKQQALLRQKLLVLGSLAIGSLLYLVARVGSLDRLQPLCPIDGRFGPRGQDEIPLRALQFKRGLLHEFRKGNATKEQIRLHNLVQQLPKAIIIGVRKGGTRALLEMLNLHPAVVKASQEIHFFDNDENYAKGIEWYRKKMPFSYPQQITIEKSPAYFITEEVPERIYKMNSSIKLLIIVREPTTRAISDYTQVLEGKERKNKTYYKFEKLAIDPNTCEVNTKYKAVRTSIYTKHLERWLKYFPIEQFHIVDGDRLITEPLPELQLVEKFLNLPPRISQYNLYFNATRGFYCLRFNIVFNKCLAGSKGRIHPEVDTSVITKLRKFFHPFNQKFYQITGRTFNWP